The sequence AACCAATTAAAGGTTTAACCATTATAAATGGTCTTAAAAAAGATGGAAACGAATATAACGGAGGGAAAATTTTAGACCCAACTTCTGGTAAAGAATATAAATGTTCGATGAAATTAAACGGTTCAGATAAATTAGATGTTCGTGGATATGTTGGAATTCAAGCTTTAGGTAGAACACAAACTTGGATTAGAATGTAATTTAAATAAATAAAATAAAAACAAAAAACACTTCAAAATTTTGAAGTGTTTTTTGTTTCATAAATGTATTTTATTGTTTTTTGAATCAATAATTAAATATTCATATTCACCTTTTTTGACGAAAATTTTATCTTGATTATTTTCAAGTTCAATAACTTTAGTCGGAACTCCATTCAATTCTAGTTCTCCTTTTCTGTAAATTAAAAAAAGAGCAGGATAATTAATTGTTTTTTCAGTTGAAATTTTTACTTCGACTTGAACCTTATCATTAATCCAAGAAGAATCAGATTTTTTAAAATCAGTTACGGGTTGAATGATACTAATATCGGTTTCATAACTTTTAGAATTTCCACGAAAAACAACATCTTCAGAATTTATCAAAACACTCGGAATATTACTTTCAAGCAATTTTGATAATGGTTGATTGTAGTTGTTTTCACCTTTATCAGAATATCTATTTTGGTCAATAGTCAATAGATTTATTTTTGTTAAATCGGCTAAAACTCCTGCCATTGATTTTCCTCTACCGTTGTTGTCGCCTTCAAATGCATGTCCAGCACCGCAATAAATAAAATATTTTCCGTCGGTATGATTTTGCATGAATTTGTAAATATTTTGAGCTTGAGCAATTTCTCTATTTTTCCATTTATCAATATCCCAATTATCATTTTCTGTAGCTTCGTATCCAAAAAGCGTAAAACCTAAATTAAGAGCTTCTTTAATAAAGTTACCAAATTCTGGTTCAGAAGTATAATAACCACTTTCAGTTATAGCAAATTTTCTTTCATTGATTTGCTTGTCATCCAAAGCTTCTAAACCTAAATATCTGTAACCGTTTTTATATAAATCTTTTAAGAGTGAACGTGCAAATATTCGATGACTCGGATTGTGATGTAGTTCATTTAAGATGATAATTTCTTCTGTTTTACTTTTTTCAAGAATGAAATCTTTTGCTGAAATTTCTTTACTGTTTGCAAAAAAAATCGAATCAAACTCAGTTAATTTAATTTCTTTCTGATTCGGCCTTTGTTGATTCCACGTTTTTAAGGCTTGAAAATAATCGCCCTGAAAAGCAAAATCGGTTGCTGCTATTTGTAATGCAAACGCATTCTGAGTTGAATCTTTTTCTGCAATTATTTGATTAGAAATTTTATAAGGAAATTCCTGTGCAATTACATTTTGCTGAGAAACTAAAATCACTACGAAAAAAGATATGACTTTAACATACAGAATAGAATTTGCTATAAAATACAAAATATTTATTGATTAGTTAATTTTAATTAGTTCGACACGTCTATTTTTTGCTTTGTTTTCATCAGAATCATTTGCAACTAAAGGTTTTTCTGAGCCAAATCCAACAGCAGCTAATCTGTTTTTGTCAATTCCGTTTGATGTTAATTTTTCTTTAACGGCTTCAGCTCGACTTGCCGAAAGTGTTTTGTTATGGTCTGCATTTCCTGAATTATCTGTATGACCTTCAATACTTATTTTTATTGACGGATTGTTTTTTAAAGCAAGCGCAATTTCGTTTACCGTTTCAATTCCATCATTTGAAATAATTGATTTATCAACATCAAAATTGATATATAAAACAGCTTTTCCTTTTTCGATTAAATCAGATGAAATCTCTTCAGCAGTAACTTTGGTAATCGATTGTTCAAAAGCCGCTTCTTGTAACACATTCAAAGACGCTCCTGCGTTATTAGAAAGATATTGAACGTAAATATTGCCATCTTTTTTTGTTCGTAAAACCCAAAATTTTATATTTTGTCCAGCGTAACCAATATCGCCTTCACCACCTTTATTTGGGTCTTTTTTGTTATATCTATCGTATTCTTCTTTGGTGATTTCTCCATCAAAAATTTTTACTGCTCCGATTGATAAAAGATAATCAGACATACTTTTTTCAAAAAAATGTTGTGAGAAATTTTCACCTCGATTGGGAGCAATAAATGTTTTATAAAGTTTACCTTCAAACGGTGTCATAATTCCATCAATAGGAAAAAAGCAAACGTCAAATTCACGTACTAAAGGTTTGTTCATTTCTCTTAAACCTTTTGGCAAATTGATAAACGGAAATACACCAATGTCTGTAGTTGATACTGAAATATTTTCGATATTAAATCCAGTTTCAATTGGTTTTGAAACTTCGTTTGTTACTAAAGAATCATTGGTTGTACTTTCATTTTCTTTATTTTTCTGATTACACGAAATAACCAATAATGCAGTAAATAATAATAATCCAGTTTTTTTCATGGTTTTAATAGTTTATATTTTTGATAAATAAACAATTTATAGAATTAAAATCCAAATTATTGCGATTTTTGATTATTGTTTTGTACCATCAAATAAAAAATTAATATCAGTTTCGGCTTGTTGATTTGTTCCCAGTTCAAGTGTTTTTACTTCGGCAGTGTACCAAAAATAACCTTCTAAAATTCCGTCTACATTATTAATATTATTGTTATAACTATTCTCTACTTTAAAAACTTTAGCTGTAACACTAGAATAAGCTTCACCAGATTTTGCTTCAACTTTTAAATGTTGATTATCTACTTTTGTAACAATTACTACAGCATCAAAATATTCGTATTGATCAAGATAGCTAGATCTTAACTTTCCTTTATATGTACCAACTGCAGCATCGATTGAGCCTGAAGTTGGTTGTTCGTAATTTGTACTGTCATCACTACTACAACTTGTTGCAATTGTACTAATACTTAATAATGATAAAATACCTACGATTGCTAGTTTCTTTTTAAAATTTTTCATGTTGTTTGTTTTTTAAAATTGTTTTTACAAAAATGATTAATTATAAATACGCTATCAATCGTTGAATTCTATGATTTTTTTTCTAATGGTTTACCTTGATTTTATAAAACAAATGTAAATTGAAGGTTTTTATTAGGATATTTGTCTTTTAATTCTATGTCAACATGTTAAAAAGAATATTTTTTATTATATCAATTTCACTTATTTGTAATCTTATTTCGGCTCAGCATTTTTTTCCACTTGACGAAGATGCTTATTTATCAGAACTGAATAAAAATGTTCAAAATCAAAAAGATAAGAAAAAACAATTACTAAATTATTTGTTGTTGTCTGAATTTTGGGCGCAATCAGATAGTTTAAAAAGTTGGAATGCCATTCAAAAGGTCCAAAAAAAAAATGATAAAGAAAAATTAGATAGAGGAATTTTAGATTATTATTTAGGTGTTTATTTTGCAGCTCAAGGGAAAAAAGAACAAGCTAAAAGTCATTATCAAAAAGCCATAGCGTTTTTAAAACCACAATCAAAAAATAAAGATTTCCTTGCGAAATCGTTATACAATTATGCCTATTTGCAAGTTGAAGATAAAGGTTATGATTTTATGGTTAAGACGTTGATTGAAGATTGTATTCCGTTAAGCCAAAAAATAAATAATTTTGAATTACTTGCCTTTTACAATACGCAATTAGGTTTGACTTTTATGTCAATTGGTCAATTTGATACGGCCGAAGAATATCATAAAAAAGCGCTTCAGTTTTTGAGTAAAATTCCTAAAAAAGAATCGGTTCATTTAATTACATTTTTCAATTTAGTAAGTAATTATTGTTACAAACCAGATAGCAAATCGGCAAAAATTTATTTAGATAAAGCTTCTGATTTACTTCGTAATTTCTCTAATTCTAGACATTTTCCTAATTATTATTATCAAGAATCGATGTATCATACAACAACTCAAGATTATGATAATGCATTGAAAAGTTTAGATAAAGGAATTGAAATCGCTAAAGAAAAAAAGCAATTTAAACTGTTACACATGCTTTATTTTAGAGTTTATAATGTGTATTTAATGCAAAAGAAATATGATAAAGCAAGATTACAATTGGAGCATATTCTTGAAGAAAATATTTTGAGTAAAGAATCTGTAAATAGAAAAATTACCTACTCACAATTGGCTGCAATTAATGAAGTTTTAAGCGATTACAAACAGGCTTTTAATTGGATGAAAAAAGCAAGTGCATTGAATGATAGTTTACAAAGTGAAAAATTATTAGAAAAAATCAATGAACTTGAGATTATTCATAAAACAACTGAACGTCAGAAAGAAATAGAAAAATTAGAACAAGATAAAATCGAATCTGAATTACTATCAAAAAATAAAAATCTTCGAATAACCATTTTGGCTGTTGCTTTATTATTGAGCTTGATTATCGCCTTCTTGATTTATTTAAACTATAAAAAGCAACAAAACATCAATAAACAAATCAACCTAAATCACAAGCAAGAGCTTTTGTATATCGAGAAAGAACGTAATTACGAAGCTACGCAAGCAATTCTTCAAGGAGAAGAACAAGAACGTCAACGTATCGCTCAAGATTTACATGATAGCATTGGCGGCATGTTGGCAAATATTCGAATGTCAATTTCTAGTCTGAATTCTAATACTACCGATTTAACCGATAAAATTGACAAAACGATTCTCGAAATGCGTCGTATATCTCGTAATTTAATGCCCGAAACTTTAAAGAATTTAGGATTAGAGATTGCTTTGAATGAACTTTGCGAAACCATGAGTTACAAGCATTTGTATATTCAGTTTGAAAGTTTCAATTTGTCAGATAAAATTCCGTTTAAAATTCAATTGGTTTTGTACAGAATTACGCAAGAAGCCTTGAGTAATGTGATTAAATATGCGCAAGCAAAAAATGTAATTGTTCAAATAAGTCAGAATGAAAACACGCTTATTTTGACGATTGAAGATGATGGTATTGGATTTGATAAATCTGAAATCACTTATGGACTTGGTTTAAAAAATATTGAAAACCGAATTCGTTTAATTAATGGAACTGTTGATGTCGTATCTGAAAAAGGCAACGGAACAACCATAAATATTGTATGTAATGCATAAAAATAATATGAATTTAGCAATTGTAGATGATCATCCGATGGTTCTAGAAGGTTTAAAATCTCTTTTACAGCAAAATGAAATGTTTCAAATTTTTTCCTTTACAAAAGGAGCTGCTGTTTTAGATTTTATACTCGAAAACAGAATCGATGTTTTGTTACTTGATATTGTTTTAAAAGGCGGTAATGGTTTGGATTTCTGTAAGATTATTAAAAAACAATCGCCAAATACTTTAATTTTAGCTGTAAGCAATCAAGCCGAGCGAAGCATCATTTTACGTTTTTTAGAAAATGGCGGAAGTGGTTATATTTTAAAAAATGCAGATGCTAAAGAAATTATGCAATGCATTCAAGATGCGATTAACGGGAAGCTTGCTTTATGTAAAGATGTTCAGGAAATAATGGCTAAACCGTCTCTGATTAATTATGAAATTCCTCGAATTACCAAACGCGAACTTCAGATTTTAAAAGCTGTTTCAGAAGGACAAACTTCAGCAGAAATTGCTGATAAATTGTTTATTTCTGTGATTACCGTAGAAACTCATCGCCGAAACTTGATGCAAAAATTCCAAGCCAAGAATATGATTGAATTGGTTAAAATAGCTACTGACAACAAATTGATTTAATATCATAATTCGAATAATTTATATAAAGCACCACGATTATTCGAGGTGTTTTTTATTTTATAACTATCTTTGTTTTTCTGCTTACAAAAGGCTATCTATGAAATTTTTTATAAACGTAATTGTTCCTTTGGCGCTTGCCGATTCGTTTACTTACGAAGTAAATGAAAACGAATTTCATTATCTAAAGATTGGAATGCGAGTGGCAGTTCCGTTCGGAAAAAGTAAAGTTTATACAGCTTTGGTAATTCAAAAGCACAACAATCCGCCGCTTACATACGAAGCCAAAGAAATTCAAGAAATTATCGATTCGCAACCTATCGTAAACGAAAAGCAAATTGCGCATTGGCAATGGTTGGCCGAATATTATATGTGTAGTTTGGGCGAAGTTTATCGCAATGCAGTTCCTTCGGCTTTGTTGCTAGAAAGTGAAACGATTGTGGTTTACAAACCTAAAAATGAAGTTTTGATTTCAGATTTATCTGATGATGAATTTTTGTTGTACGAAGCTTTTCAAAGTCAAGCGGTTTTAAAGATTGAAGAAATCATTTCTATTTTAAATAAAAAGAATATTTTTCCGATTATACAATCGTTACTTCAAAAAGAAATCATTGTGCTTAATGAAGAAATGATTGAAACATATAAACCTAAATTGATTAAATATGTTCGACTTCATTCGGATTTTGATGCGCCTGAAAAACTGAAAGATTTGTTAGAAATGCTTTCACGTTCGGAAAAGCAACGCACGTTGGTGATGAAGTTTTTTCAGATGAAAACGTTAGATAAAAAACCGATTCCGGTAAAAACGTTATTAGAAGAAGCGGATGTTTCTAATACTGTTTTAAAAGGATTAGTCACCAAAGATATTTTTGTAGAATATACTTTAGCTGAGGATAGAGTTGTTTTTAACGAGGTCGAAAATCAAGAGATTACCTTAAGTGACTTTCAACAAATAGCTTTCGATCAAATCAACGAATCGTTTGAGAAATTCGATGTTACTTTATTAAAAGGAATTACAGGTTCGGGTAAAACCGAAATTTATATACGTTTAATCGAGCAGTTTCTAAAACAAGAAAAACAAGTCTTGTATTTGTTGCCAGAAATTGCTTTGACTACGCAGTTGGTTCAGCGTTTGACTAAACATTTCGGAAATCAAGTAGCGGTTTTTCATTCTAAATATTCATCGAACGAACGTGTCGAAGTTTGGCATCGTGTAAATCAAAATTCAGAAAAAGCTAAAATTGTCATCGGAGCTCGTTCTTCGGTTTTCTTGCCATTTTCTAATTTAGGATTTATTGTGGTTGATGAAGAGCACGAACCTTCATTTAAACAACAAGACCCAGCACCAAGATTTCATGCGCGTGATGCTGCCATTGTTTTGGCTAAAATGCACGACGCGAAAGTTTTGCTTGGTTCGGCAACTCCAAGTTTAGAAAGTTATTACAATGCATATCAAAATAAGTTTGGATTAGTTACTTTAGAAAAACGTTTTGGAAATGTAAAATTGCCCGAAATTGTTTTGGTTGATTTAAAAGAAAAACAAAAACGCAAAGAAATGAAAGGTCATTTTAGTATTGACCTTTTAGATGAGATTAACGAAACGTTGAGTAGGGGCGAACAGGTTATTTTATTTCAAAACAGAAGAGGATATTCGCCGGTTTTAGAATGTTTAACTTGTGGTCATGTGCCGCAATGTCCTTCGTGTGATGTGAGTTTAACTTATCACAAATATCAAGAACATTTACGTTGTCATTATTGTGGTTATACGATGGCAAAACCTCTAAAATGTCATGTTTGTCATAGTGTTGATATTACCACAAAAGGTTTTGGAACCGAACAAATCGAGATTG comes from Flavobacterium sp. I3-2 and encodes:
- the priA gene encoding primosomal protein N'; the encoded protein is MKFFINVIVPLALADSFTYEVNENEFHYLKIGMRVAVPFGKSKVYTALVIQKHNNPPLTYEAKEIQEIIDSQPIVNEKQIAHWQWLAEYYMCSLGEVYRNAVPSALLLESETIVVYKPKNEVLISDLSDDEFLLYEAFQSQAVLKIEEIISILNKKNIFPIIQSLLQKEIIVLNEEMIETYKPKLIKYVRLHSDFDAPEKLKDLLEMLSRSEKQRTLVMKFFQMKTLDKKPIPVKTLLEEADVSNTVLKGLVTKDIFVEYTLAEDRVVFNEVENQEITLSDFQQIAFDQINESFEKFDVTLLKGITGSGKTEIYIRLIEQFLKQEKQVLYLLPEIALTTQLVQRLTKHFGNQVAVFHSKYSSNERVEVWHRVNQNSEKAKIVIGARSSVFLPFSNLGFIVVDEEHEPSFKQQDPAPRFHARDAAIVLAKMHDAKVLLGSATPSLESYYNAYQNKFGLVTLEKRFGNVKLPEIVLVDLKEKQKRKEMKGHFSIDLLDEINETLSRGEQVILFQNRRGYSPVLECLTCGHVPQCPSCDVSLTYHKYQEHLRCHYCGYTMAKPLKCHVCHSVDITTKGFGTEQIEIELKELFLNRNIARMDQDTMRGKYAFEKLIDSFKNLEIDILVGTQMLAKGLDFDNVTLVGILNADNALHFPDFRAHERAFQMFLQVAGRAGRKDKEGKVMMQTYNPYHNIIQQVTTNDYATMFKEQMYERLNFKYPPFYRLIRLQLKHVDYQKLKEGSFWLYNYLSNQLEMPVLGPEEPSINRIRNQYIRIILIKIPINVPLNKTKNDIRKSIKSFEAIGAYRSIKTIISVDFY
- a CDS encoding sensor histidine kinase; translation: MLKRIFFIISISLICNLISAQHFFPLDEDAYLSELNKNVQNQKDKKKQLLNYLLLSEFWAQSDSLKSWNAIQKVQKKNDKEKLDRGILDYYLGVYFAAQGKKEQAKSHYQKAIAFLKPQSKNKDFLAKSLYNYAYLQVEDKGYDFMVKTLIEDCIPLSQKINNFELLAFYNTQLGLTFMSIGQFDTAEEYHKKALQFLSKIPKKESVHLITFFNLVSNYCYKPDSKSAKIYLDKASDLLRNFSNSRHFPNYYYQESMYHTTTQDYDNALKSLDKGIEIAKEKKQFKLLHMLYFRVYNVYLMQKKYDKARLQLEHILEENILSKESVNRKITYSQLAAINEVLSDYKQAFNWMKKASALNDSLQSEKLLEKINELEIIHKTTERQKEIEKLEQDKIESELLSKNKNLRITILAVALLLSLIIAFLIYLNYKKQQNINKQINLNHKQELLYIEKERNYEATQAILQGEEQERQRIAQDLHDSIGGMLANIRMSISSLNSNTTDLTDKIDKTILEMRRISRNLMPETLKNLGLEIALNELCETMSYKHLYIQFESFNLSDKIPFKIQLVLYRITQEALSNVIKYAQAKNVIVQISQNENTLILTIEDDGIGFDKSEITYGLGLKNIENRIRLINGTVDVVSEKGNGTTINIVCNA
- a CDS encoding OmpA family protein; amino-acid sequence: MKKTGLLLFTALLVISCNQKNKENESTTNDSLVTNEVSKPIETGFNIENISVSTTDIGVFPFINLPKGLREMNKPLVREFDVCFFPIDGIMTPFEGKLYKTFIAPNRGENFSQHFFEKSMSDYLLSIGAVKIFDGEITKEEYDRYNKKDPNKGGEGDIGYAGQNIKFWVLRTKKDGNIYVQYLSNNAGASLNVLQEAAFEQSITKVTAEEISSDLIEKGKAVLYINFDVDKSIISNDGIETVNEIALALKNNPSIKISIEGHTDNSGNADHNKTLSASRAEAVKEKLTSNGIDKNRLAAVGFGSEKPLVANDSDENKAKNRRVELIKIN
- a CDS encoding response regulator, with amino-acid sequence MHKNNMNLAIVDDHPMVLEGLKSLLQQNEMFQIFSFTKGAAVLDFILENRIDVLLLDIVLKGGNGLDFCKIIKKQSPNTLILAVSNQAERSIILRFLENGGSGYILKNADAKEIMQCIQDAINGKLALCKDVQEIMAKPSLINYEIPRITKRELQILKAVSEGQTSAEIADKLFISVITVETHRRNLMQKFQAKNMIELVKIATDNKLI